The DNA region GTACCCGGTCATGAAAGTCCCGAAAGCGAGCCCCAGGAGGAGCCCGGTCCCGGTCTCTTTCACGAAGATCTTCAGATAGTCCTTGAGCTCCAGCTCGCGCGTCGCGAGGGCTCGGACGACGAGCGTCGCGACCTGCGATCCGACGTTTCCGCCGGTTCCGATCAGGAGAGGAATGAAGGCGGCCAGGATCACGACTTCCTGAAGGAGCACTTCGTAGGTTTCGATGACGTGGAAGGTAAGTGTCATCGAAACGACGAGGAGGACGAGCCAGGATGCTCGCTTCCAGGCGAGGAGCAAGGGATTCGCGCGGACATAGTCGATGTCGATCGGCGCGCCACCCATTCTGTGGATGTCCTCGGTCGCCTCCTCTTCCACGACGTCGAGGACGTCGTCAACCGTCACGATTCCCACGAGGACCCCGCCGTCGTCCACGACGGGAAGAACGGAGAAGTCATAGTCGGACATCGCGCGCGCGACCTCTTCCTGGTCCGTGTGCGCGGGGATGCTCACGACCTGAGGGCGCATGATCTCCGAGACCTTGGCGGCGGGCGGCGCTACGATCAGGTCGCGGAGCGAGAGGACGCCTTGCAGCCTCGACCGGTCGTCCACGACGTAGATGTAGTAGATCGTCTCCGCGTCCGGGTGCGCGCGCCGGAGGAACTCGAGTACCTGCTCGACGCTCATCGAGGCCTGGACCGAGACGAAGTCCGGGGTCATGAGACCGCCGGCGACCTCCTCGTCGTAACGCACGAGCGCGTCGGCAACCGCGAGGGTCGCCGGCTCGAGGAGCGACCGCACCTCGCTCGCATGTGCGGGGTTGCTCGCCTCCAGCGCCTGGAGGGTGTCGGCCAGGTCGTCCGGGCTCAGCTCCTCGAGCACCTCGGCGAGCGCCGGGGCCGATAGCGACTGGATCAGCTCCGGCTGATCCTCCTCGGAGAGGTTGGAGACGACCTGGGCCGCGCGTTCGGGAGAGAGGTGACGGAGGGCGCGTTCCCCCTCCTCCGACGAAAGCTCGAACCAGAGGTCGTGAAGCTGGTGCGCGGGAAGCTCTTCGAGGGCAGCCGACAGTGCGGCTTCGTCGGGCCCCGCAAGGAGCCTGCGGAGGCGGAGGAGGATCTCGGATGCTTCGCGGGCCGGCGCCATCCCCTAAGCTATTGGAGCCGCGTCTCCCTCCACCAGCACCCAACCGTTCAGGTCGATTGTCCGGAGCTTTGCCTCCGGACCCTCCCTCGTTCCCAATCGAAGGTGGGTCGGAGGTTCGATTTCCCGGCGCACGTAGGCGAGGACGATGGACTGGCCGAACCGGGGCGAACGTACGGCGCTTCGCGTCTCGCCGACCGGGGCTTCACGATCCGGGAGGAAGAGGGAGGTTCCAAACGCGGGAGGCGTGGCATCCCCGAGGAGGGCTCCGCGGAGGTGACGATTCACCTTGCCGCGGTCGCGGATGCGCACGATAAACTCCTGTCCCGTAAAACACCCCTTCCGGTAGTCGATCGCGCGGTCCTCGATTCCGGCTTCGGGAGGTAGGACGTCCTCATCGAGCTCCAGTCCGAAGGCCGGACGCCCGCGCTCGATCCGAAGCGTCTCCCAGAGCTCGAAGGGCGCGATGACAGCGTCGAGGGCGCCGAGACGCTCCTGGACCCCATGCACCACGGGGAGGGGCGCGATCACATCCCAGGCCGGCGGCGTTACATCCCCCGTCCGGACGATCCTCGTGGGGACCGCTGCGGCGCCCTCGAGGACGACCTCCTCTCCCTCGTCGAGCTCGGCGAGGGAAAGCCGCGGGTCCGGGAGCTCCATGATCGCCGCCTTGAGCAGCTCGGGCGCCCGGGGACCGATCACGGTGAGGAGGCCGATCGGCTCCCCCGGCTCCTCCAGGCGGGCGAATCGAGGCGGAAGGTATTGCTGCATCCGTTCGAGGGCGGCTTTGTATCCGGCCGACGGAAGCTCGATGAGGAAGGGTCCCTCCTCTCCATTGCCGAGACGGGCGATTCGGAGATCCGCGACGATCTTCCCCTTGGGGGTCAGAAGCGCGGAATAGGGCATCCGGCCACGTCGGCCTGACGCGCTGGGCTCGCCGAGGTCGGGGGGGAGGCTTCCGGAGAAAAGACCGGCCAGCATACGAGCGGGGGCCCGCCCCGAAACGATGACGTAACGCCGGTCCGAACGGTCCACGACTGCGGCGCCCTCTATGGCCGAGCGGTACCCGGCGGCGATGTGCCCGCCCTGCTTCGCGTCGTCCTTGGGAAGGCCGGATCCCGCGCTCGCCGTCATCGCTCCTCCTTCTCCCTTCCGGCCCCGCGCAACTCCTCTACGAGGGCGCGGATGCGCGCCACGTCGGGACCGCCGGGCGTGGAGTCGAGATAACGTTCGAGCTCCTGAAGCGCTTCGTCGGCTCGTCCCATCCGCGCCAGGAGCGTTCCACGAGTCCGCAACTCTCCCGGAGCCATGGGGTGGATCGCGAGAATATGATCCACGACCGCCAGCGCGCGAGGGTAATCCTCCTGTCCGAGGTAGACGCCTCTGAGGTTGGTGAGAAGGCGGACGAGCATGGCACGGCGGCCGGCGGCCTTCAAGAACTCGGGGCGGACGCGGATCAGCCCGCCGTAACCTCGGTCCAGGAGCGCCTGGGCTTCGTCTTCGAAGCGCACGCGTCCCTCGTCGAACGGGTCCACGAGGAGCCGGACTTCTTCACCCGCGAAACGCACGAGGAAGTGACCGGGAAAGTTCACCCCTTCTAGGGGAAGTCCGAGTCGCCAGCCAACCTCGAGATAGACGATCCCGAGGGTCAGCGGAATCCCGGTCCGCCGATCCAGGACATCCGAGAGGAAGGAGTTCCTCGGGTCGTAATACTCGTCGCGGTTGCCGCGGAATCCGTGCCTCTCGTAAAGGGTCCTTCCCATCTCCTCGAGGAGGACGAGGGGGGCGCTTTCGTCGGCGAGCCGGTCCCGGACTTCCTCGGCCAGCTGGTCGAGGCGCGTCAGGTAGGAATTGACATGAAGCTGTGGATAGGCCTCGCTAGCGATGAGCAAGGCGGCCCGCGCGAGATTGACCTGGCCGTCGGGCCGGTTTAACTCACGCCGGAATTCCACCTGCGGCGTCGCGGGAGGAGGGGTCACGGGAGTCGCCCTCTCGGGGTCTGGAGCCGGCGAGGCCGGTTCCGGCACAATTCCGTTTTCGTGTGAATGCCTCTACACCTACATTATACGCGCGTGCCGGGCGCGGTGGCATTCACCATTGAGGGGGGTTTTTCAAGATGGGCAATCGAACGGCGGTCGCAGCGTGTCTGTGGGTGCTTTCCGCGGGCTGCTCCTCGGGCCCGGACTACAGTGCCGCATTCTCCGATCCGGACGTCGCCCGGATCTACACACGCATGATGTCAGAGATGGCTCCGGACAACGGGTGGGAGGAAGCTCGATACCTCGAGTTCGATTGGGCGATCGGCCAAACCGTGCGTCACCATCGATGGGACCGGTGGGAGGGGCAAGTCCGGTACGAAGTACAGACGCAGGGCCAGAACCTCGTCGCCCTCTTCAACAGCAACGACGTCGCGGCGGGGAGAGTCTGGCTCGACGGCGTGGAGCAGACCGGCCAGGAAGCCCAGGACCGGCTCACCTCCGCCTACCGTGCCCACATCAACGATTCCTACTGGCTCATCATGCCGTACAAGTGGGCCGATCCGGGCGTCCAGATCCGGTACATGGGCGAACAATCGGACGAGGCTGGGCGCAACTGGGAGGTCGTCGAGCTCGCTTTCGACGATGGGACCGGCCTCACCCCGCAGAATCGGTACCTCGCCTTCGTCAACCCGGAGACCGGCCTGATGGAGCGTTGGCATCATTTCCCGAACGCCGAAGCCGACCCTGCGCCCTCCGACTGGACGGACTGGACGCAGTACGGTCCGATCCGGCTGGCGGTGAACCGCAGGGTGGACGGCGTGCCACGGATCCATTTCCCACATTTGAGGGTTGAAACATCGGTTCCGGAGGGGGCCTTCGATCCTCCCCCCGGCTGAAAGGGGGTGCGCCTCCGCAGGGTGGTTGCACGGCCGACGCGAGTGACGTACCGTGAATCGCTTATCCAAGGACGCGACCGTATTGGAATAGCGAGTTTTGTCTCAGTAGGTCTTGACCCGGAGAAAGAGTAGATGAGACGACAAATGCAGAGCCTGGGCCCGGTACTCGCCGGCGCCTGGCTCGCCCTGGCCGTCGCGGCACTCGTCGCGACTCCGAGCGTTGCGTCCGCGCAAGGACCGGGGACGGAGAACGGGGAATGGCGCTACCTGGGAGGGGACTCCTGGCATACACGCTATCTCCCGGCCGATCAGATCACCGCGGAGAACTTCAATACCCTCGAGCTCGCCTGGGAATGGAACGGCGGGAGCTTCGGTGAAGGCCAGGGGGTGATGCGCGCGACGCCGAGCTACGTGGACGGTGTCCTCTATACCGTGGCCGGCTACCGCAGGAACGTGATCGCGATCGACGCAAGCACCGGGGCGACGATTTGGAGCTTCCGGGAGCCAGATACCTGGCGGTGGGAGTACTCGATGCGGGCCGCTTACGGGAAGGGTGTCTCCTACGCGGAGATCGACGGTCGGCCGATCATCTACATGGTCACGCCCGCCCGCTTCCTTTACGCGCTCGACGCGCGAACGGGACAGCCGCTCGAGAACTGGGGCGAGGGAGTAGACCTCCCCGGCTTCGCTCAGACCGGCGTCGTGGACGTGCTCCGCGACCAGGCGGAGGGGTGGGGACCCTGGGAGGATCTAAACCAGGAGTGGGATCCGAACCAGGGCATCCCGCTTTCGATTGGATATGCAACGGCGTCGTCGCCCCCGATCGTCGTGAACGACGTCGTGATCGTCGGGACCTCCCACGAGCAGGGATACAACCAGACCCGCATGGAGAACATCCCGGGCGACATCGTCGCGTACGATGCACGGACGGGAGACCTCAAGTGGAAGTTCCATGTGATCCCGCGCCCGGGTGAATTCGGGCACGAGACCTGGGAGAACGATGCCTGGTATTGGTCGGGGAACATCGGATCCTGGGCCCCGATGGCCTCCGATCCCGAGCTGGGGCTCGTCTACATCGCCACGAAGGGCGGGGTGCTCGACTTCTACGGCGGCTTCCGTCCCGGCGACAACCTCTACGGGAACAGCCTGATCGCGCTCGACGTGCAGACGGGTGAACGCCGTTGGCATTTCCAGATGGTGCACCATGACGTCTGGAACTACGACACGCCGACGGCGCCCGTCCTCATGGACGTGACGATCGGCGGCGAGCGGGTGCCGATCGTCGCACAGGCGACGAAGCAGGCCTTCCTCTATGTCTTCAATCGGGAGACGGGCGAACCGATCTGGCCGATCGAGGAGCGTCCGGTCCCGCAGTCGAACGTGCCGGGCGAGCAGCTCGCGGCGACGCAGCCCTTCCCGACCAAGCCGTCTCCCTATGCCCTGCAGGGGAGGACGGAAGACCAGCTCATCAACTACACGCCGGAGATTCGCCGGCTCGCGCTGGAATATGCGCGGGCGACGAACCAGCTCGCACCCTTCTATAATCCTCCCGTGCACCAGGGGAACGAGCAGGGGCTCGGTCCCGCAAGGCTCTGTCCGGGAGACACAGGGGGCGTGAACATCACCGGACCTGCCGTGGCCG from Gemmatimonadota bacterium includes:
- a CDS encoding transglutaminase-like domain-containing protein — encoded protein: MTPPPATPQVEFRRELNRPDGQVNLARAALLIASEAYPQLHVNSYLTRLDQLAEEVRDRLADESAPLVLLEEMGRTLYERHGFRGNRDEYYDPRNSFLSDVLDRRTGIPLTLGIVYLEVGWRLGLPLEGVNFPGHFLVRFAGEEVRLLVDPFDEGRVRFEDEAQALLDRGYGGLIRVRPEFLKAAGRRAMLVRLLTNLRGVYLGQEDYPRALAVVDHILAIHPMAPGELRTRGTLLARMGRADEALQELERYLDSTPGGPDVARIRALVEELRGAGREKEER
- the mgtE gene encoding magnesium transporter, which codes for MAPAREASEILLRLRRLLAGPDEAALSAALEELPAHQLHDLWFELSSEEGERALRHLSPERAAQVVSNLSEEDQPELIQSLSAPALAEVLEELSPDDLADTLQALEASNPAHASEVRSLLEPATLAVADALVRYDEEVAGGLMTPDFVSVQASMSVEQVLEFLRRAHPDAETIYYIYVVDDRSRLQGVLSLRDLIVAPPAAKVSEIMRPQVVSIPAHTDQEEVARAMSDYDFSVLPVVDDGGVLVGIVTVDDVLDVVEEEATEDIHRMGGAPIDIDYVRANPLLLAWKRASWLVLLVVSMTLTFHVIETYEVLLQEVVILAAFIPLLIGTGGNVGSQVATLVVRALATRELELKDYLKIFVKETGTGLLLGLAFGTFMTGYVLILRPEADPRIALALGITMVLIALTANLVGASMPFLFRRLGIDPALTSSPGITTVMDVVGLLIYFRVVIWILGPLTGDPGAIGAPLP
- a CDS encoding PQQ-binding-like beta-propeller repeat protein, with translation MRRQMQSLGPVLAGAWLALAVAALVATPSVASAQGPGTENGEWRYLGGDSWHTRYLPADQITAENFNTLELAWEWNGGSFGEGQGVMRATPSYVDGVLYTVAGYRRNVIAIDASTGATIWSFREPDTWRWEYSMRAAYGKGVSYAEIDGRPIIYMVTPARFLYALDARTGQPLENWGEGVDLPGFAQTGVVDVLRDQAEGWGPWEDLNQEWDPNQGIPLSIGYATASSPPIVVNDVVIVGTSHEQGYNQTRMENIPGDIVAYDARTGDLKWKFHVIPRPGEFGHETWENDAWYWSGNIGSWAPMASDPELGLVYIATKGGVLDFYGGFRPGDNLYGNSLIALDVQTGERRWHFQMVHHDVWNYDTPTAPVLMDVTIGGERVPIVAQATKQAFLYVFNRETGEPIWPIEERPVPQSNVPGEQLAATQPFPTKPSPYALQGRTEDQLINYTPEIRRLALEYARATNQLAPFYNPPVHQGNEQGLGPARLCPGDTGGVNITGPAVADPVEGVIFITAHNGCGSVLLTPGIESDWEEASGTTVVDWARGGGGGGRGGRGGGDAPAVENPFAGLPNDFIFELPRGTISAIDLNTGDYRWVIPHGDATEEEQAAIRDHPLLQGLNFNPNRGRNGHAAMIVTETLLFATGATSDNTPHLFAIDKMTGERVGAIPIPAPSQYGMSGFVHDGKQYVLVQQGSGLLAYALP